Proteins from a single region of bacterium:
- a CDS encoding DUF1559 domain-containing protein has translation MTRRGFTLIELLVVIAIIAILAAILFPVFAKAREKARQSSCQSNLKQIGIAWLMYIQDYDETCPPLYIPTPGYSGNYLHVPELLYPYQKNAQIWRCPSESASYQTFDNSIQCTYGYNQSRFAGKTDFDSGTIGLAALEDPVGTIIFIDDTNLYAGPYSPAVAAGYNPAQGVLNSESDTTGTRAKSRHNEMYNIAFADGHVKSMKDTYYRNWSYWMD, from the coding sequence ATGACCAGACGTGGCTTCACGCTGATTGAATTGCTGGTTGTGATCGCGATCATTGCTATCCTGGCAGCCATTCTCTTTCCCGTATTCGCCAAGGCGCGCGAGAAGGCCCGGCAGTCGAGCTGCCAGTCGAACCTCAAGCAGATCGGCATCGCCTGGCTGATGTACATCCAGGACTACGACGAGACCTGTCCGCCACTGTACATCCCCACTCCCGGCTACTCGGGCAACTACCTGCATGTGCCCGAGCTGCTGTACCCGTACCAGAAGAACGCGCAGATCTGGCGCTGCCCGAGCGAGTCGGCCTCGTACCAGACCTTCGACAACAGCATCCAGTGCACGTACGGCTACAACCAGAGCCGCTTCGCCGGCAAGACGGACTTCGACTCCGGCACCATCGGCCTGGCGGCGCTGGAGGACCCGGTGGGCACGATCATCTTCATTGATGACACCAATCTGTACGCGGGCCCGTACAGCCCGGCGGTCGCCGCCGGCTACAACCCGGCGCAGGGCGTGCTCAACAGCGAGAGTGACACGACCGGCACCCGCGCCAAGTCGCGGCACAACGAGATGTACAACATCGCCTTCGCGGACGGCCACGTGAAGTCCATGAAGGACACGTATTACCGCAACTGGTCGTACTGGATGGACTAG